The Pseudomonadota bacterium genome segment TACATCTATGTTGTCAAAGAGCCGAACAAACCGCTGCCAAAACTGCAGCAGGAATTCCTGAAGTTCGTTCTCTCTAAAGAAGGTCAGGAAATTGTTGAAAAAGACGGGTATCTGCCTTTGCCTGCTAAAGTTGGAGCAAAAGAGCTTACAAAAATACAATAGTCGCCGGGACAGTTTTAATGAAACTCTAACTTAACTCGATAATTTGAACCAGATGCATTGCCCAGCGCTGCATCTGGTTCAAATTGTTTTTAAAAAAGCAGGTTTTGGATGAACGAGAAATTTCGCAAACGGGCGCGCCGACGAGACAACCTTGCCAAGAAAATCATCAAAATTGGCGGCATTCTGGTCATTGTCAGCGTGCTGGCCATTCTTGTCCTTATTGTCCGGGTCACCCTGCCGCTTTTCGCTCCTTCCCGATTGCGCTCCACAGAACTTGCCCTACAGCTTCCGGAGAAGAGTCTCCCGATCCTGACCATCGGACTTGACAGCTATCAGCAGATGTTTCACACCCTGAGCAACGATGGGGCCCTGCGGTTCTATTCTGCGATTACCGGTGATCTGCTCAGTGAGCAAAGGCTGGGCTCTCAACCGGACATAATGATTTTCCAGGTCGAACAGTATTTCGGCACCATCAATAATATTCTCTGGCAGGACGGCAGGTTGTCCATGGTCGAGATCGATTATGTGCCGGAATATGAGGAGCAAAATAAGCGAAAAATTGTTCCGCATGTCAGCACCATCAAGGACTGGCCGGCTCCACAACACCCTGAGTCATTACTCATGAGCCTTGCCCGACGTTCGACAAATAATCGTTTCAGCAGAATTGATCTTTTTACTGACAACACCCTGCAGATCACCCACGAAGTCACAACCATTGACCTTTTTGGCAATGAAGAGACCGAAACCTTTTCACTGGCAATACGTGACCCCATGCCGGGGAAACTTGTCACTATGACGCTGGATGACGATGCTGCTGCTCTCTATGCGGCAACGGATAACGGCTATATAGTGCGTTGGGATCTTACTGATCCTGAAGCATATAAGAAAACCGATACTTTTGCCGCAACGACTGACAATATCGCTATTTCTTTACTCGGCATGGTTTTTGGCGGACAGTCCCTGGTGGTCGCAGACAGTGAAGGTAAGGTGTCAACCTGGATGCCGGTGCGCTCAGACCCCCAAAGTAATACCAGGAAAATGCACAGAATTCATGATCTTGCCGCTCACAAGGGTCCGGTGAAAAAGATTCTGGCTTCCAGGCGCAGCAAGACTATTTATACGTTATCGGAAGACGGAGCCATCCATGCAGACCATGTCACCAGCGAAAACAACCTGTTCGGACTCTCGGTGCAAGCAAGGATTTTTGGCCTCTCCCTCAAAGACAACAACCTGATCACCCTGGACGATGACAACACGCTGCACATGTGGAGGATCGACAACCCGCATCCGGAAACCAGCTTGAAGACGCTCTTCGGAAAAATCTGGTACGAAGGATATGACCAGCCGGAATATGTCTGGCAGTCATCCGCCCAGAGCGATGATGCCGAACCGAAGCTCAGCCTTGTCCCCCTCATCTTCGGCACCATGAAAGGCACGCTGTATGCCATGCTCTTTTCCGTCCCGCTGGCCATTTTCGGCGCGGTCTACACCAGCCAGTTTGCCACGCCGCAGTTTAAACGCATTGTCAAGCCGGTTATCGAAATAATGGCCTCAATCCCTTCAGTGGTCATTGGTTTTCTTATCGCCCTCTGGCTTGCTCCGATTATTGAAAATTCAATCTTCCCATTGATTTCCAGTCTGTTTCTACTGCCCTTCATCTTTACTGTGATCATGCTGATTATTCAGCCGCTCTATCGGGACCGTAAATTTGCCAACCGGATTAAGGGGTATGAATTTGTAATTATGCTGCCTGTCCTGGTCTTGACTGGTTGGCTCGCCGTTGAAATCGCCCCGGTGCTTGAACAAATTTTCTTTGCCGGTGAGTTCAAGCTCTGGCTTTACAATGATCTGGGCATGCGTTACGACCAGCGCAATTGTATTATTATCGCCTTTGGGCTCGGCATCTGCGTCATCCCTATTATTTTTTCGATTACCGAAGATGCAATCTCCAATATTCCGCCAAGCCTGACCGCAGCCTCACTTGCCCTGGGAGCCAGTCGCTGGCAAACGGTATGGCGGGTGGTGCTGCCTTCCGCCAGTCCGGGTATTTTTGCGGCGATGATCATCGGCTTCGGGCGTGCGGTGGGCGAGACCATGGTGGTGCTCATGGCAACCGGCAATACTCCGATTATGGATTGGTCGGTCTTCAATGGCATGCGAACCCTGTCGGCCAATATCGCGGTGGAAATTCCTGAGGCTCCCTTTGGCGGGACACTGTACCGGGTGCTTTTCCTGTGTGCTACTGTACTGTTTTCCCTCACCTTTGTCCTTAATACTGCCGCCGAAATTATCCGGGAACGACTGAGAAAGAAATATGGCCGTTATTAACGCGAGCGAAAAGGTTTAAAATAGAAATGAAAAACTTCTTCAGGAGAGGTGAACCCTTTATCTGGGCCTCCGGTTTATCCCTGGCGGCGATAATCAGCATGACGATTCTGCTGATTGGGGTTGTCATTTATAACGGCATGACGGTTTTCTGGCCGCACCGGCTGGTCGAATATACCCTTGCAGATGGTCAAAAGTATCTTGGTGAGATTTCCCGGACTGAGAAAAGCGATGGGAAAATCACGCAAATTCAACTCAAAATCGGCAACCGGGATCTGTACAGTCTTGATTTTAAATGGTTTGCCAAAGACAATCTGACCAAGCAGACCTACCCCGAAGCTGCGTTTGCCTTGGAACGCCAGGAATATGGCAATTTCTATGGATATCTCAAAGCCATCCGCGCCCCATCTTACACAAAGGACATTCCTGAGGCTGATTTCTCTTTACACATTTTGCAGGAATCCCTCGGCGGGATTGCGCATTTTCAGGAAGAAAAGGAAACCCTTGAGAAGAGGGTGAAGAAGATAAATTCCGTCATTGAGGGCCTGCACAACAAGCTTGCCAAACTACGAGGCAAAAACTATCCGGACAGCGATCAGCGTATTCAAAGTCTGCTGCAGAAGGAACAGGCATTCCAGTCTGAATTCAGCGAAATTATTTCCAAAAACAATTCTATCAGAGAGCAGCTATCGCAAAATTATGCAACATTCACAAGCGCTGACGGCCAAGAGGTAAAAATCATTTTGTCAGACATAGTCCGCGCCTATCAACCAAACGCAATGACACTGTTTGCCAAAATTATCCATTATTCCGCCAAAATCTTTGAACTCTTCACAACGGATCCGCGTGAATCCAATACAGAAGGCGGCCTGTTTCCCGCCATATTCGGCACGATCATGCTGGTCTTTCTCATGAGCCTGCTCTCTTTCCCCTTGGGAGTCGTGGCGGGTATCTATTTGCGGGAATATGCCCGCGAGGGAATCCTGGTCAAGACGGTGCGTATTGCAGTTAATAACCTGGCAGGCATACCGTCCATCGTCTACGGCATTTTTGGCCTGGGTTTTTTCGTTTACGGTATCGGCGGCACAATTGACCAGTTATTTTTTCCGGAGCGTTTGCCCACCCCTACCTTTGGGACCGGCGGCATCCTGTGGGCCAGTCTCACCCTTGGTCTGCTTACCGTTCCTGTGGTTATCGTCGCCACGGAGGAAGCACTTGGCGCTATCACACCCGGCATACGGGAAGGATCTCTTGCCCTTGGATCGACAAAGTTTCAGACTCTTTTACGCTTGCTTCTCCCCATGGCCTCTCCCGGCATTATGACCGGATTTATCCTGGCTATGGCCAGGGCGGCCGGCGAGGTAGCTCCTCTGATGATAACAGGGGTTGTCAAGCTGGCCCCTGCTTTGCCGCTGGACGGCCAATTTCCCTATATCCATTTTGACCGGAAATTTATGCATCTTGGTTTCCATATTTATGATATCGGTTTCCAATCGCCTAATGTCGAAGCAGCAAAACCGATGGTATATGTGACCACCCTGCTCCTGATCATGATCGTGCTTGGCATGTGCAGCGTGGCTATTTATTTACGGAATAAAATGCGCAAGCGCTATGCCATCTCAGATATCTAATGCAATTAAAAAGAGAAATATATATGCCGCAAGATAACCCTGCTATCAAACAGGTCACCGATGCCATTGTTGAGGTGAAAAACCTGAATCTTTACTATGGTGAGAAACAGGCCCTCGACAATATCACCATGGGCTTTGCCCGCAAGAAAGTCACCGCCCTTATTGGTCCTTCCGGCTGCGGAAAATCAACACTCATTCGTTGTTTCAACCGGATGAATGATCTCATCGATGCTATTCGCCTTGAAGGTGAGATCAAGATTGACGGCCAGGATATTCACGACCGCAAGCTTGACGTTATCGACTTGCGTCGGCGTGTGGGCATGGTTTTTCAAAAATGGAATCCGTTTCCGAAGTCTATATATGAAAATGTTATTTACGGCCTGCGGATCGCCGGTATAAATAATAAAAAAGTCCTCAATGAAACCGTTGAAAGAAGTCTTAAGCGAGCGGCCATCTGGGATGAGGTCAAAGATCGTCTGCATGAATCAGCCATGGGGATGTCCGGCGGCCAGATGCAGCGTCTCTGTATAGCGAGGGCCATCGCCGTTGAGCCGGAAATCATCTTGATGGACGAGCCCTGCTCGGCGCTCGATCCCCGTTCGACGGCCAAAATCGAAGATTTGATCCGTGAACTTCAAGGGGACTATACAATCATTATCGTCACGCATAACATGCAGCAGGCGGCCCGGGTGTCTGATCTGACCGCTTACCTGTATCTCGGTGAACTCATTGAGTATGGCTTAACAAAAAAGATTTTTACCGACCCGATTCGTAAAGAAACTGAAGGGTATATTACCGGCCGTTTCGGCTGAGATGTACAGGATAACAATTTGAAAACCTCATTTGAGGGAAGAAGAAGGCCGCGCTATGATTAAAAATCTGGATATGGAACTTAAAAAACTGAAAAATAAGATTCTCCAACTTGGCTCAGAAGTTGAGAAAAATCTTTTCAGAGCGGAAAAGGCACTGCTGCATTGGGATGAGACGATGGCCAGGGAGATTATTGAAAGCGATGAGAATATCGATGATCTGGAAATATCGGTTGAGGAACGATGTCTGCGAATCCTGGCTCAGCTACAACCTGTGGCCGGTGACCTGCGCTTTGTTGTCACTGTTCTGAAAATCAACAATGATCTCGAAAGAATCGGTGATCTCGTTGTCAAGATAGCTGACCGGGTGCTTATCATGTTGAATAAGAACTTCCATGGGTTGCAGGCAGACGATGCGGTGCAATTCCCGGAGCAGTTTGCCCATATGTTTACTGAAACCAAAAAAATGGTCAAAATGTGCCTCGATGCCTTTGTGGATGGGAACGCTGATCTCGCATACAAGGTCTGCATCTGGGACGATGAAGTTGATAAAGCCAAAAATATGATCAGGATTCAGATTGAGGAAATACTGGCAAAGGATGCGAAACAGCAGCAGCATCTGGGTATGCTGCTCAGTGTTTCCAGAAGCCTTGAGCGCATCGCCGATCATGCGACCCACATTGCCGAAGATGTCATTTATATGCTCCGGGGACAGATAGTCCGTCATGAGATGGACAATTTAGAATAGCCGACGACCCCAGGGTAATTATCAGGAAGACAACATTTATTACGTATAGCTGCTATCTCCTTAAAGCCCCGGCGCTGACCAGGGTGTTTTTTGTTTCTAGAATCAATGGAATATTGCGGCAGGTTTGCTCTTGTCATTTATTGAAGTCTGCTCCCCTTTACTCCCCGTCATATTGAGGATGCGGTTGGTTTCCCTGTCTGCCGTAAGCAGTCTTGCTGCGGCACCGTCTATGTGTTAAGTTAGCTTCAATGGTTTTTGGGAAAATCCCGTTTCAGGATAGTTATCCGCCATCTTGTTTCCTCGTTGCAACGCACACCAGATACCTTTCTTTACTATTGGGTTTGAAGAAATGTTCACAAAGAAAATAATTGCCTTCATGCTGCTTATTCTTGGCGGATGCCTGCATGGTCAGAGAGTCGCGGCCTTCGAGGTCATGCTGCCGGAGGTTTATGAGGATGATGTCGACATTGCCGGCTGGCTGGTCAGTGAAAAGTTCGATGGGGTTCGGGGCTATTGGAACGGCAGAACCCTGCTTTCAAAAAACGGCCGGCCCTTTTATCCGCCGGTCGAGTTTTTTCGTAATTTCCCGGAGTTTGCACTGGAAGGGGAAATATGGGGCGGCCGCGGTACTTTTGAACGCACCGTTGGAGCGGTCAAACACCAGAAGGCGCATAATGGCTGGCTGGATTTGAAGTTTGCGATCTTTGATGTGCCGGACGCTGGAGGCGGATTCGTGCAAAGGCTGGACAAAGCCAAAGAATGGTTTTCAAAAAATCCATCCGACTTTGCCTTTGTCATCCCGCAAAAGACGGTGCAGAATAAAGAGGAGTTGCAAGAGGAACTGCTCAGAGTGGAGCACCTCGGTGGCGAAGGGTTGATCGTCAGAAGACCTGATGCCTTATATTCGAAAGGAAGAACCGGCAATATCCTCAAGGTTAAGAGCTATCAGGACATGGAGGCTAGGGTTGTCGGCCATGTTCCTGGTACTGGGAAAAATCAGGGGAAACTGGGCTCCCTGCTGGTGGAATTGTCGAACGGCACACGCTTTAAAATCGGTACCGGTTTCACTGACGCGGAAAGGACCACACCGCCGCCGGTTGGTGTCCTGATTACTTTCAAATACTACGGACTCTATCAATCCGGGATTCCCAAATTCCCGTCTTTTCTGAGGATCAGAGCGGATAACGGGTTATAGGGGACGTTCAATGGTTTAAACGCTGGAAGGCCTGCATCCCGTCAGTGTTTGCCCAACGCAACGGTAATCGCGCCCTTTTTCATTCCATACGGTCGAGTAGTTTGCCCAGGAGACGGAGGTGAGTATGCTCTTCGGCAGCAATATCGAGGAGTACCTTTTTTTCTGCATCTCCGGTGGTCCGCTCCCCGGCGCGCATATAGAGATCAAGGGCCTGCCCTTCAATGGACATGGCAAGTTCCACAACATCCGTTGCTGAATTTATATCAGCGCCAAACGCTCTGATATATTCATCGGTGGTGAGTCCTCCTTCTAGGATGTTTGCCACCTTTTGCGTACGGAACTCATCAATACTGAAGTTTTTTCCGGTGAGGCGGTTGTATTCCTTAAGAAGCCGTTGCTGATGTTTTATTTCTATGGATGCGAGTTGTGCAAACAGTTTTTGTACCTCCTGCTGGATCATTTTGCTTTCCATGGATAGATAGAAATCCCGCAGGCCGTCTTCCAATGAAAAGGCAACCACCAGGAGATCAACTGCGTTTTCAGCCCCTGAAAACAATTCCAGTCCTAGGGTTTCCGGGCCGCGTGCGGTAATGCCCTGAAATGCCTTGATGCCGCCGGAAAGATTAAAGACATGGGCAAAACCGTTTGCCGAAAGTATTTGAGAAGCCGCCCGGCTTCTGCCGCCCACCGCTCAGTAGACGATAATATTTTTGTTTTTGTCCAGCTCTGCCATCCTGCCCGGAAGATCGGGAAGCGGGATGAGCTTTGCGCCGGGAATGTGGCTTTTTTCATATTCCCGGGGCTGTCGCACATCCAGCAGGAAATATTCATCGGCATGGTCGGCAAGGAGGGCCTTTGCTTCCAGACTATCAATGGATTGAACCGGGGTAAAGAATTGTAGCCAGCGCATGTTTTTTTCTCCATGGATCGGAATTGGTTGTAAGATGAGTCGCTGCCCATATTGACTAATTTTATACGATGGGTTGTCAACTTATTTGTGCGGGATTATTTGCCGCAAGGTCTCGCGATGTGATAATGGTAAAGGTATTAGAGGAATTTGTCCGGAATTTGCTGTTACAATGCAGCTGAAGGAGGTTGAACCGTGAAATTCATCGCAGAACTGCCATGGCCGCTGATAATAATATTATGCGTAACCTTGGGGCTTGCGCCTTTTTCGCCGCCGCATATCTGGGAAAAACTTCAGATGCTGTTCAAGGGGGAGTTGGTCCGGCCTTTAGACTGGTTTGACTTTATCATGCACGGAACACCCTGGCTGCTGCTGGTGTTGAAAATTATCGTAACAGCCCAGCATCATTGATTAAGTTATCAACATGCGGTCATTGGTCAAGGGCTCGTGGAAAAAACAGCCACTGAAAAAAAAGCCCCGGAGTGCGTCCGGGGCTTTCATCAAATAACGGGCTGAGGCTTTATTTCTTGTGTTTGTCTTTTTTCTTATCCTTTTTTGCTTCGTCGTGCTTGAGATCTTTATACATTTCGTAGGCTTTCTGGGGTTTGAGGTTTTCGTGAACCACCTTGCCCACCGCCTGAATCATCGCGATCGGCGAGTCCGATTGAAAGATGTTGCGTCCCATGTCCACCCCGGAGGCGCCCTGCTGCACGGCATTGTAGGCCATGGTCAGGGCATCCAGTTCCGGCATTTTTGTGCCGCCGGCCATGACAATCGGCACCGGGCAGCTTGCGGTGACGGTCTCGAACCCGTCCGGCACATAATATGTTTTGACGTAATGGGCGCCGAGTTCGGCGCACATCCGGCAGGCAAGCCTGAAATAGCGGGCGTCGCGGGCCATGTCCTTGCCTACCGCGGTCACCGCCAGAGTCGGGATGCCGTAGCGGGTGCCCATATCCACCAGGCGGGTCATGTTGTGCACTGACTGGGTTTCAAATTCGCCGCCGATAAAGACCTGCACCGCCAGGGCCGAGGCATTCAGTCGTATGGCATCTTCCATGTCCATGGCCAGTTGTTCGTTGGAAAGCTCTTTTAAGATGCTCGGACCACCGCTGGCACGGAGCACTGTGGGTTTGGAATAGGAAGGAGGCACCAGAGAACGAAGAATCCCCCTGGTCAGCATCAGGGTGTCGGCATAAGGGGCGATGGGCAGGATGTTTAAGTCGATCCGTTCAAGGCCGGTGGTGGGGCCCTGAAAATAACCGTGATCGATTGCCAGCATGACGGTGCGGCCTGAGGTGGGATTAAAAATCCGGCTTAACCTGTTTTTCATCCCCCAATCCAGGGAGTTTGAGCCTTTGAGAAAAAAGCCGGCATCTTGCTGGGGTTTGTCGAGATGGAATTGTTTTCCTTCCTTGTCCGCTTCAGGCATGATGTTTCCTCCTTAATATTCAAATGAAAAAAGTAGAAATAATTATTTTGTTTTTGATAAGTTCCATATCTGAAGTAACGGTTTAGGTTGAGAGGCTGAAGCTGTTTAGGCTGTTAGATTTTAAAAGAGCTTCCGGTTTTGAGCAGTGCTTCTATACCTTAAAGCCTTCAGCCTGCAGTCTAAACAACCTGAACAATCATTCCTGCGGATGGATAATGACCTTGATCGACTCGCCGCCTTCGGCCACCAGGCGGAAGCCTTCCTGGGCATCAGCGAGACCGAAGGTATGAGTGATCATTTCTTTTACCTGCACCCGGTTTCTGTGGATAAGTTCAAGGGCCGCAAGACAATCGGCAGGGCCTCCTGCATAGGTTGTGGTGAGTGTCACATCCCGGCGCCAGAAGAGATCATTGACTGACAAGGGAATGGTGACGCCGTCCATGGTAGGGGCAAAGAAAAGGATTGTGCCGCCCCGTTCCACCGCATCCAGTGCCTGCATGAAGGCAGGCTTGGCGCTGGCGCAGACAATGACGATATCGGCGCCGAGTCCGTTGTTCGCCTCCCTGAATCGCTGGGCAATATTTTCAGTTGCCGGAAGCGCGAGATCCGCTCCGAATTTTTTTGCCGCCCCCAGCCTGAAAGCATTTATGTCCGTGGCGACGATCAGCCCGGCGCCGGTTGCCCGGGCCAGATTGACATGAAGAAGCCCGGAGATGCCGCTCCCCAGCACCAACACACTTTTTCCCGGGTTCATTCCAGCGGTATTCTGGCCGCGCAAAACACAGGCCAGGGGTTCGACAAAGGTCGCGGCATCGTAATCAAGAGTGTCCGGGAGTTTCCAGGTGCCGCGCTCAACGTTTATTGCCGGCAGCCGGACATATTCGCAAAAGCCGCCTGGCGCGAAATGGGTGCCTGAAAGCAGTGTGTCGCAGACGGTTTCATGGCCGTTCAGACAATAATGGCAGGTAGAGCAAGGGACATGATGGGTGGCGGTGACCCGGTCGCCTACCGCAAAGCCATTGACTCCCTCTCCCACCTTGACCACTTCACCGGCGATTTCATGGCCGAGGATCAGCGGCGCCTTGTGCAGGCGATACCATTCCATGACATCGCTGCCGCAGATGCCGCTTGCGTGAATCCTTACCAGCAATTCTCCGGCACCGGTGTAAGGGGTTGGAATTTGCTCAAGACGGATGTCCCGGTTATTGTAATACATTGCGACGCGCATGGTTTTGTCCCTTGTTGTATTTTCGCATGAAAACTCTAGCCGAAGAGCAGGCCGTTTACAAGTAGCTTGTATCTTTGATGGAATTGTTGTAATCAGAAAAATTAAAATGTACTTGAATTTTCGGTCCCTCGAGACAGAGGATTCATCATCGAGAAGACTGCGAAAGCAGATGTAATTACCCGTTATCAAAAGATGTTTTTTGTCTCATGCCATCGTCCCGGATGGAAAAACAGATGATTCCCGGGCAGCATGACAGAGGCAAGAAGTAAATAACAAGAGAGGAATTATCCATGGCAGAAATTCGAAGTACTCTGGATATGGTAATGGAACGAGCCGCCAGGATGACTGCGGAATCAGGAGAGGCACTTGATCCTGAAGAACAACAGAAACAAGGGATGCGGAAGGCAGCAGGCTTCATGCGCGGCGATGATGACGATCTGCTGCAGTCGTTCACCGGTGTAAAGCCGGACGAACAGGTGGCGATCCGCCAGGGAATGGCGAAAACCCTTCTTCGAAATATTGTGCTCCCCCGTGACGAGGAATCAGGAGAAGTCAACCGGGCGATTCAGGGGTTGCTTCAACTGGGACAGGGCGGTAGCGACCTGATGAGTGTTTTCAGCGATATGAAGAGCATTCTGGACCGGTACGGTGAGCATAAAAAACAATTGCGTGAACAGCTTGAAAATGCATTTGCGCAACAGATGCAGCAAATGGAACAGTCTGTTGCGAAAAAGACCGGAGTCAAAGTCAATATTGACCCATCCCGGCATCCTAAATTCCAGGAAGAATGGCTTAAATATAAATCCGAGCTTGATGATCAGTATGGGCGGGCCCTTGATCAGCACAAGGAGCTTGTGAGTCAGCGGCTGAGTTATTAAAGAGATACCTGTGAAGATGGAATTGAGCGTTGACACCGAAGAAGCCTCACCTGAAAATATTTCTCGGCTCATGGGCGTTATTACGGAGTGGCAGGGAAAGTTTACCGGGGAAGTGGCCCGGATGGAACCGGACATGAGGATTGCTATGGATAAAGGCCTGGAGGTTGATATCGGCAATCATGATTGCCTTTCTGCAACCCATGAACTTGCAACAAAACTCGCCAATTTGGGTACCAGGCTTTTTGCGCGCTTTACTTGTGCAGAGGGAGACAAGTCCGATTCATATTAACTTTTGACCGGCCAGGCTATAGCCGCATCTTGTTTCCAAAAAACAACGGCCTCCGATTTCAAGCAATCAATGAAAATTGACGGCATCGTAGATAAGCGAGCTCTGCGAGACTCCGAAACTACGATACTGACGCGTATACCGCTTCTAACGTATTGAAATTGTCGAGGAGATAATTGTCGTCCTCGCAAAAAAAGCTCCAGAGACGTTATGAGCTTGTAAGACTTCGATTTTCCATATATGAAAGACTTCTTTTTGGGGCTGCTGTAAGGTTAGTACTGTTCAGTATCCGATTTTCTTGTGTTTACACGTTTCTATGAAACCATCAAAAATTAAGCAATGAATACAACCCAATTGCCGCATACGCTTACAGGTATCCGCCGGAGCATGAAGAGTCGCAAGATTGATGCGCTGCTGCTTACCCAGCCTGAAAATCGTCGCTATCTGAGTGGTTACACGGCAACGGATGTCTCCATATCCGAAACATCGGGGGTTCTGCTCATACCTGTGGACGGCACGCCTTTTCTGTTTACTGATTCACGTTATGGCTTGCAGGCGGAAATGGAAGCAAAAGGCTATAAAGTGGAATTGTACCGCCGGGGACTGATTGCTCTCCTGAGAAGAAAGCTCTCTTCTCTGGGGATCAAACGCCTTGCTTTTGAAAGCCATTATTTTTTGCATTCTGCGGTTCAAACGCTTAAGGCCATGACCGATAAAACTGGTGTGGATCTTGTTCCCCTTACCGGACTCGTGGAAAAACACCGGCTGGTGAAATCTGCGGAAGAAATAGAGAAAATAAAAAAATCGGTGCGCCTCAACGAAGAAGTGTTTCACGAAGTGTATATGGGTCTCAAGCCGGGTCAGACGGAGCGGCAGGTGGCGATGAAAATTGAGATAACCATGAAGGAAAAGGGCGCTGAAGGGCCGAGCTTTGAAACTATTGTCGCCGGAGGCCCGAACGGTGCGCTCCCCCATGCTGTGCCCTCGGACCGGCCCTTGAAAAAAGGCGAGCCGATAATTATTGATATGGGGCTTAAGCTCAACGGCTATTGTTCCGACATGACTCGGACAATAGTGTTGGGAGAACCGGATGATTGGACAAAAACCCTTTTTCGTATTGTCCGAAAAGCGCAGCAAACAGGGATTAAAATGATTAAACAAGGCGTGTCGGCCTTTGATGTCGATCAGGCTGCCAGGCAGGTAATTAACCAGGCCGGCCTTGGAGATCGTTTCGGGCATGGCCTGGGGCATGGCGTCGGTCTGGCGGTTCATGAGGCGCCAT includes the following:
- a CDS encoding Xaa-Pro peptidase family protein, whose translation is MNTTQLPHTLTGIRRSMKSRKIDALLLTQPENRRYLSGYTATDVSISETSGVLLIPVDGTPFLFTDSRYGLQAEMEAKGYKVELYRRGLIALLRRKLSSLGIKRLAFESHYFLHSAVQTLKAMTDKTGVDLVPLTGLVEKHRLVKSAEEIEKIKKSVRLNEEVFHEVYMGLKPGQTERQVAMKIEITMKEKGAEGPSFETIVAGGPNGALPHAVPSDRPLKKGEPIIIDMGLKLNGYCSDMTRTIVLGEPDDWTKTLFRIVRKAQQTGIKMIKQGVSAFDVDQAARQVINQAGLGDRFGHGLGHGVGLAVHEAPSLSWRNRKRLKKGMVVTVEPGVYIPDWGGIRLENMVLVKEKDCEVLNRDTTFLDI
- the lsrF gene encoding 3-hydroxy-5-phosphonooxypentane-2,4-dione thiolase, encoding MPEADKEGKQFHLDKPQQDAGFFLKGSNSLDWGMKNRLSRIFNPTSGRTVMLAIDHGYFQGPTTGLERIDLNILPIAPYADTLMLTRGILRSLVPPSYSKPTVLRASGGPSILKELSNEQLAMDMEDAIRLNASALAVQVFIGGEFETQSVHNMTRLVDMGTRYGIPTLAVTAVGKDMARDARYFRLACRMCAELGAHYVKTYYVPDGFETVTASCPVPIVMAGGTKMPELDALTMAYNAVQQGASGVDMGRNIFQSDSPIAMIQAVGKVVHENLKPQKAYEMYKDLKHDEAKKDKKKDKHKK
- a CDS encoding zinc-dependent dehydrogenase gives rise to the protein MRVAMYYNNRDIRLEQIPTPYTGAGELLVRIHASGICGSDVMEWYRLHKAPLILGHEIAGEVVKVGEGVNGFAVGDRVTATHHVPCSTCHYCLNGHETVCDTLLSGTHFAPGGFCEYVRLPAINVERGTWKLPDTLDYDAATFVEPLACVLRGQNTAGMNPGKSVLVLGSGISGLLHVNLARATGAGLIVATDINAFRLGAAKKFGADLALPATENIAQRFREANNGLGADIVIVCASAKPAFMQALDAVERGGTILFFAPTMDGVTIPLSVNDLFWRRDVTLTTTYAGGPADCLAALELIHRNRVQVKEMITHTFGLADAQEGFRLVAEGGESIKVIIHPQE